From the genome of Zalophus californianus isolate mZalCal1 chromosome 6, mZalCal1.pri.v2, whole genome shotgun sequence, one region includes:
- the LOC113908640 gene encoding uncharacterized protein LOC113908640, whose protein sequence is MCVCAALEHRPRGADWAGGARRGKPLANLLPFSPVDVGAGAVARRAEGQIVPAATPRAPPRLASPRPGLPGPGGPGRQGEGRPPRLLDPRSPLRGLMSGLSSLGKSPGRKLGGKEGSTEITPGAPTTWHVTFAPPSCHHSEIHLAADLREEREFGTFESFSHHHLVFLSELYLELRWRKPCQIWDRR, encoded by the exons ATGTGCGTGTGCGCGGCCCTCGAGCACCGCCCGCGCGGCGCCGATTGGGCCGGGGGCGCGCGGCGGGGGAAGCCCTTGGCTAATCTCCTGCCATTCAGCCCGGTCGACGTCGGCGCCGGGGCCGTAGCGCGGCGCGCGGAAGGACAAATAGTCCCCGCGGCGACACCGCGCGCCCCTCCACGGCTCGCCTCGCCCCGCCCGGGGCTGCCGGGGCCCGGAGGCccgggcaggcagggggaggggcggcctCCGCGGCTGCTCGATCCCCGCTCCCCTCTTCGCGGCCTGATGAGTGGATTGAGCTCCCTTGGGAAAA GCCCCGGTAGAAAGCTGGGTGGTAAGGAAGGATCAACGGAGATTACCCCTGGTGCCCCAACCACCTGGCACGTGACTTTTGCCCCTCCAAGTTGTCATCATTCTGAAATTCACCTGGCTGCTGATCTccgggaagagagagaatttggaaCATTTGAGTCTTTCAGCCACCACCACCTCGTTTTTCTCTCAGAGCTCTACTTGGAGCTAAGATGGAGAAAGCCCTGCCAAATCTGGGATCGGAGATAA